The proteins below come from a single Oncorhynchus keta strain PuntledgeMale-10-30-2019 chromosome 1, Oket_V2, whole genome shotgun sequence genomic window:
- the LOC118388591 gene encoding protein FAM43A-like, with the protein MLPWKKNKFDLIDEDKQSKQKGYAVSLNYSALTSFAKSCPESALNRVGSMFKSKRKKVKITSEDPTYTVLYLGNATTIQSKGEGCTDVAVSKIWGKSEMGKNGTKMKLTISSQGIRMVHVDDKARRPGHLYLLHRITYCVADPRLHKIFAWIYRHEMKHKAVMLRCHAVLVSKPEKAKAMALLLYQTSATALAEFKRLKRRDDARHQQQQLIGEQTIPLVPLRKLLNGQCYYKPPVERSRSAPKLGSITEDLIGEEEEEKAMLFECEDILDTNDDCVGNGKQELSQIISDLGEMCIGNDVQTLKADFRVTRLLSGESTGSESSIESNQEPISVSNGFEGGRCRK; encoded by the coding sequence ATGCTGCCTTGGAAGAAGAACAAGTTCGACCTGATAGATGAAGATAAACAGTCGAAGCAGAAGGGTTATGCCGTGAGTTTGAACTACTCTGCGCTGACCTCCTTTGCCAAGTCTTGTCCGGAGAGTGCTTTGAACAGGGTTGGAAGCATGTTCAAGTCAAAAAGGAAAAAGGTGAAAATTACCAGCGAAGACCCCACATACACGGTCCTCTACCTGGGCAATGCCACCACCATCCAGTCGAAAGGAGAAGGCTGTACGGACGTGGCTGTGAGCAAAATTTGGGGCAAGAGCGAAATGGGCAAAAATGGCACGAAGATGAAACTGACCATCAGCTCGCAGGGAATCCGGATGGTTCATGTGGACGACAAGGCGAGGAGACCAGGACATTTGTATTTATTGCACCGGATAACCTATTGCGTTGCCGACCCAAGATTACACAAAATTTTCGCTTGGATATACAGACATGAGATGAAGCACAAGGCAGTGATGCTGCGGTGCCATGCGGTGCTGGTGTCCAAGCCGGAGAAGGCAAAGGCCATGGCACTGCTTTTGTACCAGACCTCGGCAACAGCGCTTGCTGAATTTAAAAGACTCAAAAGGAGGGACGATGCAAGGCACCAGCAACAGCAGCTGATAGGGGAACAAACCATACCCCTTGTGCCCCTCAGGAAGCTTCTAAACGGACAGTGTTATTACAAACCCCCGGTGGAGCGCAGCAGGAGCGCACCCAAATTGGGCTCTATCACAGAGGACTTGatcggagaggaggaggaggagaaagcgATGCTCTTTGAGTGTGAGGACATTCTAGACACGAATGACGATTGTGTGGGCAATGGTAAACAGGAGCTGTCTCAGATTATCAGTGACCTTGGAGAGATGTGCATTGGAAACGACGTACAAACACTAAAAGCGGACTTTAGGGTTACCCGACTCCTCTCCGGGGAGAGCACGGGCAGCGAATCGTCAATAGAAAGCAACCAGGAGCCAATTTCGGTCTCTAACGGATTCGAGGGGGGAAGATGCAGGAAATAA